The genome window AGGCCCGAAAGTAGAGTGGGGACAATGGGAATGGTAAAAAACAGCCTTAAGAAGGTAAGAGAGAGTATGCTCCTCAGCAAGTCCGAGCTTGCGCGCAAGGCCGGGGTTTCACCGCTTACCATAGACAGGATAGAGAAGGGCTACTCGTGCAGGGTGGATACCAAGAGGAAGATTATCCAGGCCCTGGGGCTTAAGATATCGGAGAAGGACAAGGTCTTCGGCTGATACGGCCGCGCCTTTACAAGAGGTAAAGATGGAAATCCCGTTTTTAAGCGGTAAGAAGGACGCCGTCGCGCTCGACATAGGCTCCAACGCCATAAAGGTGGTGCAGCTTAACCAGGCCAAGAAGGGCTGGGAGCTCAAGAAGCTCGGCATAGCGTACCTTCCGCCCGAGGCCATCGTGGACGGCTCGGTCATAGACTCTATGACCGTGACCAACACGATAACCGAGCTTATAAAGGAGCAGGGCATAAAGGCGGTGGACGCGGCCTCGGCGCTTACCGGCCACTCCGTTATCATAAAGAAGGTGAGCCTGCCCGCGATGACCGAAGAAGAACTCGGGGAATCCGTCCAGTGGGAGGCCGAGCAGTACATACCCTTCCCCATGTCGGACGTGAACATAGACTTCCAGATACTCGGCGAGGATACCGAGGGCAGGGGGCAGATGGACGTCATGCTCGTCGCGGTCAAGAAGGACGTCATAAACGACTACACCAACGTTATAAAGGAAGCCGGCCTGAACCCGGTCGTGGTGGACGTGGACTGCTTCGCCTTGGAGAACATGATAGAGATAAACTACTCCATGGCGCCGGAGGAGAACCTTGCGGTAGTGAACATAGGGGCGAGCATAACGAGCATAAGCGTCATATCCGGCGGCATTACGGTCTTCACCCGGTCGGTGCCCATGGGCGGCAACCAGTTCACCGAAGAGATACAGAGGCACTTCAACATAAGCTTCTCGGACGCCGAGGACCTCAAGATGGGCAAGGAGGTCAGCGGGGTGGACGCCGAAGAGCTGCCCGGGGTGATAGCGGCCGTCTCAGGCAATATGGCCCTTGAGGTCAGGAGGTCCGTGGACTTCTTCATGGGCGGGGCCCCCGGCGCTATGGTCAGCAAGGTGCTCCTCGGCGGCGGCGGGGCCAGGGTCAAGGACCTCTCGGCGGTCGTACAGGAGAGGACGGCGGTGCCCGTGGAGATGGTGGACCCGTTTAACGGGCTCATATGTAACCCCAAGCGCTTCGACCCCGACTACCTGAGCGAGATGGCGCCCTACTTCGGGGTTGCCGTGGGGCTCGGTACCAGGAGGTTCGGCGACAGATGATACGCATAAACCTTCTACCCGTAAGGGCGGCAAAGAAAAAGGAGACCATACGGTTCCAGCTGACCGTGGCCGGCCTCATAACGTTTCTGGTCGTGGCGGTTAGTCTGCTGCTGTACGTGTTGAAGGCCTCCGAGGTATCGGCGATTG of Thermodesulfobacteriota bacterium contains these proteins:
- a CDS encoding helix-turn-helix domain-containing protein, with translation MVKNSLKKVRESMLLSKSELARKAGVSPLTIDRIEKGYSCRVDTKRKIIQALGLKISEKDKVFG
- the pilM gene encoding type IV pilus assembly protein PilM — protein: MEIPFLSGKKDAVALDIGSNAIKVVQLNQAKKGWELKKLGIAYLPPEAIVDGSVIDSMTVTNTITELIKEQGIKAVDAASALTGHSVIIKKVSLPAMTEEELGESVQWEAEQYIPFPMSDVNIDFQILGEDTEGRGQMDVMLVAVKKDVINDYTNVIKEAGLNPVVVDVDCFALENMIEINYSMAPEENLAVVNIGASITSISVISGGITVFTRSVPMGGNQFTEEIQRHFNISFSDAEDLKMGKEVSGVDAEELPGVIAAVSGNMALEVRRSVDFFMGGAPGAMVSKVLLGGGGARVKDLSAVVQERTAVPVEMVDPFNGLICNPKRFDPDYLSEMAPYFGVAVGLGTRRFGDR